The following are from one region of the Salvelinus fontinalis isolate EN_2023a chromosome 5, ASM2944872v1, whole genome shotgun sequence genome:
- the LOC129855644 gene encoding protein ABHD8-like — protein sequence MLTTFLDGLLCCLTGKSANVVVPIETSEPADGYEFVEVKPGRVLRVRHVIPEREVEEEPSGPGGSVHCKRKITVYRNGQLLIENLGDAVRQELLHAPNGEAEPNCTVEVELADPPSNPTPNPDTKVDKTGSVVGTGGSGAGGAATAPAPILELAPDLTQQPRKRRRKPKRTVVIDSERKITSCKGTHADVALFFVHGVGGSLDIWGSQLDFFFRLGYEVIVPDLVGHGASSAPQIAAAYTFYALAEDMRAIFKRYARKRNILIGHSYGVSFCTFLAHEYPDQVHKVVMINGGGPTALEPSLCSIFNLPTCVLHCLSPCLSWSFLKAGFAHQGAKEKQLLKDNNAFNVSSFVLRAMMSGQYWPEGDEVYHAEITVPILLVHGMYDKFVPVEEDQRMAEILLLAFLKIINEGSHMVMMECPESVNTLLHEFFLWEPDSVPKSKPRPETANAPTASNGGATSESQAKNK from the exons ATGCTGACCACCTTTTTGGACGGCCTCCTCTGCTGCCTGACGGGGAAGTCGGCCAACGTTGTGGTTCCCATAGAAACCTCAGAACCCGCTGACGGCTACGAGTTTGTGGAGGTCAAACCAGGTCGCGTCCTGAGGGTCCGACACGTCATCCCGGAgcgggaggtggaggaagagccCAGCGGGCCAGGGGGAAGCGTCCACTGCAAGAGGAAGATCACAGTGTATCGTAACGGACAGCTACTGATAGAAAACCTGGGGGATGCGGTGAGACAGGAGCTGTTACATGCTCCGAACGGAGAAGCAGAACCCAACTGTACAGTAGAGGTAGAGCTCGCAGACCCACCGTCCAATCCAACTCCCAATCCTGACACCAAAGTGGACAAGACGGGGTCAGTGGTTGGGACAGGGGGAAGTGGGGCAGGGGGAGCGGCAACAGCTCCAGCCCCGATCCTGGAATTAGCCCCAGATCTGACCCAGCAGCCCCGGAAGCGACGGCGGAAGCCCAAGCGCACAGTGGTGATCGACAGCGAGAGGAAGATCACATCATGTAAGGGGACACACGCGGACGTGGCACTGTTCTTTGTGCACGGTGTGGGCGGCTCGCTGGACATCTGGGGCAGTCAGCTGGACTTCTTCTTCCGTCTGGGCTATGAGGTCATCGTGCCAGATCTGGTAGGTCACGGGGCGAGCTCGGCGCCCCAGATCGCGGCGGCATACACGTTCTATGCCCTGGCCGAGGACATGAGGGCCATCTTTAAGAGATATGCACGGAAAAGGAACATTCTCATCGGACACTCTTATGG TGTGTCATTCTGTACATTCCTGGCCCATGAGTACCCGGACCAGGTCCACAAGGTGGTGATGATAAACGGAGGAGGCCCCACTGCCCTGGAGCCCAGCCTTTGTTCCATCTTCAACCTGCCCACCTGCGTCCTGCACtgcctctccccctgcctctcctggAGCTTTCTCAA gGCTGGGTTTGCCCACCAGGGTGCGAAGGAGAAGCAGCTGTTGAAAGACAACAATGCTTTCAACGTGTCCTCCTTCGTGCTGCGTGCCATGATGAGTGGCCAGTACTGGCCAGAGGGCGACGAGGTGTACCATGCAGAGATCACTGTGCCTATCCTACTGGTGCACGGCATGTACGACAAGTTTGTGCCCGTGGAGGAGGATCAACGCATGGCAGAG aTCTTGCTGCTTGCCTTCCTGAAGATAATCAATGAGGGCAGTCACATGGTGATGATGGAGTGTCCCGAGAGCGTCAACACCCTCCTGCACGAGTTCTTCCTCTGGGAGCCAGACTCCGTTCCTAAATCTAAACCACGACCTGAAACCGCCAATGCCCCCACTGCATCCAACGGGGGAGCAACTTCAGAAAGCCAAGCCAAGAATAAGTAG